In one Mycobacterium heckeshornense genomic region, the following are encoded:
- a CDS encoding glycoside hydrolase domain-containing protein, translated as MSISRRDVLKLAAATPALLGLGAAVSSAPAMASPLGILLDYAAGVIPASEIKAAGAVGSIRYVSDRRPGGAWMLGKPIQLDEARDLYRNGLKIVSCYQYGKQETADWLGGQNAGVLHAKRGWQLHQAAGGPVGAPIYASIDDDPSYQQYKQQVAPYLRGWESVLGHQRVGVYANSKTIDWALQDGLGSYFWQHNWGSPKGFTHPAAHLHQVEIDKRTVGGVGVDINHILKPQFGQWD; from the coding sequence GTGTCGATCTCCCGGCGTGACGTGCTCAAACTCGCCGCAGCGACGCCCGCTCTGCTGGGCCTGGGCGCGGCGGTGAGCTCGGCTCCGGCTATGGCCAGCCCGCTGGGAATCTTGCTGGACTATGCGGCCGGAGTTATCCCGGCCAGCGAGATCAAGGCCGCTGGCGCGGTGGGCTCGATTCGGTATGTGTCCGATCGCAGGCCCGGCGGAGCGTGGATGCTCGGCAAGCCCATCCAGCTCGACGAGGCTCGCGACCTGTACCGCAACGGGCTCAAGATCGTTTCCTGTTACCAATACGGCAAGCAAGAGACCGCTGACTGGCTGGGTGGGCAGAACGCCGGCGTTCTGCACGCCAAGCGTGGCTGGCAGCTGCACCAAGCCGCCGGTGGCCCCGTCGGAGCACCGATTTATGCCTCGATCGATGACGATCCCTCGTATCAGCAGTACAAACAGCAGGTAGCGCCCTATCTGCGAGGCTGGGAGTCAGTGCTGGGCCATCAGCGGGTCGGCGTCTACGCCAACTCCAAGACGATCGACTGGGCGCTGCAGGATGGCTTGGGCTCCTATTTTTGGCAGCACAACTGGGGCTCCCCCAAAGGGTTCACCCACCCCGCGGCCCATCTACACCAGGTCGAGATCGACAAGCGCACCGTCGGCGGTGTGGGCGTCGACATCAACCACATTCTTAAGCCGCAGTTCGGCCAGTGGGACTAG
- a CDS encoding serine/threonine-protein kinase, with protein MPLAHGATAAGFKIVRLLGSGPASEVYLAEHPRLPRRHALRILSEEVSADPEYRARFIRESDLAAALWHPHIVGLHDRGECNERLWLSVDYIDGTTAAQLVSESYPKGMPPHLVVEIVTGIAHALDYAHDHGLLHRRVKPGNILITRPCADERRIVLADLGIAQIDDINGLTATNLTVGSVSYGAPEQLMDSSVDGRTDQYALACTAFHLLTGSPPFAHGNPAVVISKHLNESPPLPGDVRPELAPFDQPISRALAKAPDERFPRCRDFADALRAGQCEPSVLATAPGPPATGAPADPETDAAATHPPGVAERSDTQGAAVAPSVPAPADLADNHGPAPSEPMPNAEIGDAVTSPEPAISGAMTDDRPVASRGRLMPRAVPVVLAVGVVLIGFVVVMALHSRSGFHRAPTDVETPPAATSAPPAAPMPVTVTSVSSAPAPLPAITPPPTIGTPAPTTTTPSQVATVRTPSVTTRPPTTMPSSPTAPVAGIDSRPAVGMPCSPQQTGATTISNSGAPVSCVGTPGGFAWEPAGG; from the coding sequence ATGCCGCTGGCCCATGGTGCGACAGCTGCCGGGTTCAAAATTGTTCGGCTGCTGGGCAGCGGGCCGGCCAGCGAGGTATATCTGGCGGAACATCCGAGGTTGCCGCGCCGTCACGCGCTGCGGATCCTTTCGGAGGAGGTCTCGGCCGACCCCGAGTATCGCGCGCGGTTCATCCGGGAGTCCGACCTGGCGGCGGCGCTGTGGCACCCGCACATCGTCGGACTGCACGACCGTGGTGAGTGCAACGAACGGCTATGGCTTTCAGTCGACTACATCGACGGCACCACTGCGGCTCAGCTGGTCAGCGAGAGCTATCCGAAGGGCATGCCGCCCCACCTGGTGGTCGAGATTGTCACCGGGATCGCTCATGCCCTCGACTACGCGCACGACCACGGGCTGCTGCACCGGCGTGTGAAGCCGGGCAATATCCTCATCACCCGGCCCTGTGCCGACGAACGACGAATCGTGCTGGCCGATTTGGGTATTGCCCAGATCGACGATATCAACGGTCTGACAGCGACGAACTTGACCGTCGGCAGCGTAAGTTATGGCGCGCCGGAGCAGCTGATGGACAGCTCAGTCGACGGCCGGACCGACCAGTATGCCCTGGCGTGTACCGCTTTTCATCTCCTGACGGGCTCGCCGCCGTTCGCTCACGGCAATCCCGCGGTGGTGATTAGCAAGCATCTCAACGAATCACCGCCGCTGCCAGGTGATGTGCGGCCAGAGCTGGCGCCGTTCGACCAGCCCATTTCGCGTGCCCTTGCCAAGGCTCCCGATGAGCGGTTCCCACGATGCCGAGACTTCGCCGACGCGCTTAGGGCCGGCCAGTGCGAACCATCTGTGCTCGCCACCGCACCCGGACCGCCTGCCACCGGCGCACCCGCCGATCCTGAAACTGACGCCGCTGCCACCCACCCACCAGGTGTGGCTGAGCGATCAGACACTCAGGGCGCGGCGGTCGCACCATCCGTGCCGGCTCCGGCGGATCTTGCGGACAACCATGGTCCCGCCCCGAGCGAGCCGATGCCCAACGCGGAAATCGGTGATGCCGTGACGTCCCCGGAACCCGCGATATCCGGTGCGATGACCGATGACAGACCAGTGGCGTCCAGGGGGCGTCTGATGCCCCGAGCCGTGCCAGTCGTCCTCGCCGTCGGGGTCGTGCTGATCGGCTTCGTCGTCGTCATGGCGCTGCACTCACGCTCTGGGTTCCACCGCGCGCCAACCGATGTCGAGACACCACCCGCAGCGACCAGCGCCCCGCCCGCAGCCCCGATGCCGGTGACCGTCACCTCGGTGTCCAGCGCCCCCGCTCCCCTGCCCGCGATCACCCCGCCGCCGACAATCGGCACGCCTGCGCCGACGACCACCACTCCGTCGCAGGTAGCGACCGTGAGAACACCGTCCGTGACAACGAGACCGCCGACGACCATGCCGTCATCGCCGACGGCCCCTGTGGCCGGCATCGACAGCCGCCCAGCCGTCGGCATGCCCTGCAGTCCCCAGCAGACGGGCGCGACGACCATTTCGAATTCGGGCGCACCCGTCAGTTGTGTGGGAACCCCTGGAGGATTCGCCTGGGAGCCCGCTGGCGGGTGA